A stretch of DNA from Cryptomeria japonica chromosome 4, Sugi_1.0, whole genome shotgun sequence:
GTAAAATCAATTCATGCAAACACTAGATCTTTGAACGGTCAAGAAGTTtgaaatttatttgatttaaatcagCGTAAATCATCTGATGCGTTGACATTTGCATTTTGTACAGGGAGATAATTGAGGAGTTCCGCAGTCAAATATTCAATCTAACAGAGAAACTGTTGGAAATAATAAGTGAAAGTTTGGGGCTAGAGAAAGGATATCTAAAAAGGATATTTGCAGGGGGTGAGGAGGAGAAGCCATTCTTTGGTACCAAGGTGAGCCATTATCCTCCCTGCCCTAGGCCAGATCTGATAAAGGGCATCCGTGCTCATACAGATGCAGGTGGGCTCATTCTTTTGTACCAAGATGATGAGATTCCTGGCCTCCAAGTGCTTAACAATGGTAATTGGATTGATGTGCAACCTATACAATACTCAATAGTTGTGAACATGGGTGATCAGTTAGAAGCAGTGAGCAATGGCAAGTATAAGAGTGCATGGCATAGAATTCTTCCAACAAAGGACGGAAACCGGTTATCAGTGGCATCCTTCTATAATCCCTCATACAATGCACTGGTCAGCCCTGCCCCTCAGCTCATTGCTCAAGCTCAAACCAATGGCAATGCTGCTCATGAATTATCTATTTATCCAAAGTACGCATTTGGTGACTATATGAAGATTTATTCTGAGCAGAAATATGAAGCAAAGGAGCCCCGCTTCAAAGAAATGGGAAGGTTGAATGAACAAATTGCTTGTTGAATGGAAAAATATGGCAGTAAGAAAATTGAAGATATATTTGTGGTCTATATAAGTTCCCATTGCTTCTACCCAATAGTTGAAGACTTATTGGAATTGGTATTATTATCTTTTATATAATATCTAAATAAAATATTTTGGCAATCATTTATGATATAGTTGTTGGATTCATTAAGATTCAAATTTATATTGGATCAGTGTGATTGTGTTCAAATTAACTTAAAAaactaataataatttattaaataaataatatatttttaaagaatattttataatttatattttatataacatAAATTTATCTGTAATTCTAAATCTTCTTAAATCTTTGTGGTATATTTtgtttgagaaatgaaaataccatcATGCATTTGTTTTATTTATATGCCTAGAAAATGTCTCAAGAGACCtaaatctatcatctcaaactctcCTTTCAAGGCCTCTTTAAAATCAGCAATGAAGAAATCATCATCCCCAATAAAAGCTAAATTATCTAACTACAATACAATAATTAAAATCTTACCAAATATATGTCTTGATGTAAAGAGTAGGCTCACCATCGCTTTTTCTAAATCCATTGCTCAACAAATATGAGTCAATCCTATTTTACCATGGTTGTGGTGCTTGTTGTTAGTTAATAGATTTTTCTTccttaaaattttattattttgactCCATGCAAccaaaattgaagacaaaaatgtaGCAAACAATTGGGTAAGTTATGAATTAACTTCcctcaaaattttaattttggtACAGTTGTCACACAtgatataattttaatattttgaatgtttaaaagagaAGTATACTTAAATAAGAAAGTAGGTAAGTCAAACTAAAATTTGCACATAGCCATGTTACAAATGCAATCAATCACTTTGAAACAAATAAAATGATTTAGAAATATAACCTTCAATTGCACAAATTAATGAAACTAAAGATTTTGGAAAAGAAAATCCACCAACATCCCAATACACAAACTGATATATCAATGACTGaatgaataaatttatatttttaaaacttACTAATCATAGAAAGATAAGAATGCTACTTGAATGCATATTACATTTACAAAGGAgagtaatattaaaaaatattcatcCAAGctcacaaaattaaaataaatatttcaatAACACATTTTATTCCATATGCACAAAGACAGATTAATTCTTTAAAGAACCAACAAAATTTTATTGATCATGTTCTGATTGTGTCATACTCTTGCACTACAATGCAATGAGGATGAAAAGTTTGGACCTTAATAGTCCTTTGGTTAGATATTTATAATGTTTCAAATTTTAATTGCCCAATAGTCTTTGAAATTGATTCTTTTAAAAGAATCATTAAAATAAAGTTTC
This window harbors:
- the LOC131033149 gene encoding 1-aminocyclopropane-1-carboxylate oxidase-like, which translates into the protein MGVPVIDVKNIDGGDRKAIMAQIAQACQSPGFFQIVNHSIDHGLLDRVKEVCSQQYKINRQQNFKDSLPVRALNRAIEAEAKGNNVEKIENMDWEDVFQVHEMKDTNSWPSEPKEFKEIIEEFRSQIFNLTEKLLEIISESLGLEKGYLKRIFAGGEEEKPFFGTKVSHYPPCPRPDLIKGIRAHTDAGGLILLYQDDEIPGLQVLNNGNWIDVQPIQYSIVVNMGDQLEAVSNGKYKSAWHRILPTKDGNRLSVASFYNPSYNALVSPAPQLIAQAQTNGNAAHELSIYPKYAFGDYMKIYSEQKYEAKEPRFKEMGRLNEQIAC